DNA from Desulfarculus baarsii DSM 2075:
CCCAGGGATAATATTGGGCCACGTGCACGCCGGGGATGTCGCGGATCAGCTCGCCGAAGTTGTTCATGTAGTAGTTGGGCTGGAAGTCGATGTCCACCCGATCGACCGAGTAGGCGTCCACCGGTGAGAGGTCGGCCTTGACGTCGGTCTTGGTGGCGGTGACGGTGATGTCCGACATTTCAGTCTTGTCGGCTTCCCAGTTGCGTTTGGCGCTTTGCCCGTCGTCGGCGGCCCAGGCCGGCGGGCAGCCCAGGGCCAGGGCCGCGACCAGGGCCACGGCGGCGATGAAGCCTCTTCCCCTTTTCTCCATTTGCTTTTTTCCTTTGCGACCGGCGCGCGAAAACGCAAAAAGGCCGATCCCCTGCCCTGGGGTTCGGCCTTCTTGACCAGCGTTCTGCCGAGCGTTTTCGCTCTAACTCATAAAATGTGCGTGCCTGGATTTTTTCGCGCCGGCTTCTGCGCGGCGATTGCCTTGGCCGTTTCTAGCCAACGGCGTGCGTCGTGTCAAGCCCAATCAATGCGAAAGCCATTTTCGCGGACCAAGCTCAGCGATAAGGCCGCGGCGGGCGGTGATGGCCGTCTGGGCGATGGTGGTGCTCTGGCGGGCGGTGATAGCCGCCGGGGCGATGGTGATGTTCCGGCGGGCGGTGATAGCCGCCGCGCGGGTGATGGTCGTGCCGACGCGGGCCGCCGCCCGATTGCTGGTAGTAATAAAACGTGGCCGATGGCGGCGGGCTGTAGTACGACGGCGCTGGCGAATAGTAGCCGGGTGATGGCTGTTGATAATATGGTTGCGCGCCGTATTGCGCCGCCTGGGCGTTGGATTCGCCGATGGCCCCGCCAAAGAGCGCGCCCAGCCCCGCGCCGATGGCCCCGCCCCGCCAGGGATTGTCGTGATCGATGAGCGCGCCGGCCACCGCGCCCACGCCAGCGCCCACGGCCCCGCCTTGATAGCCATAATAGCTGGGCGCGCCGCCCGGCCCGGCGCAGCCGGCCGCCAATAGGCCAAATATGGCCAGCGCCGTCAGCGCCGCGCCGCGAGTGGTCTTTTTGAACATCGCAAGCCTCCTTTGGAAGCGACGAAATCGTGAAGATGGCCTCCGGCCGATTCAGCGCCCAGACGGCCAGCGGTCAGGGCGGCCGGGGCGCTCCCAGCCCGTGGCCACGGCGTAGCGCTCCGGGCCCAGGATGCGCCGGATCTTGAGCTGATAGCGATAGCGCCCGGAGGCGACTTCGGCGCTGGCCCGCTCCAAGGCGTTCAACTCCATCTCGACGGCGGCCATGTTCAGGTGGCGCTCGCGCATGAGCCTGTCCAGGCGATGGCGGGCCACGTTGACGGCCGATTGGGCCTGTTGAAGATCCATGCGCATGCGTTGATGGGCCTGATCGAGGCGGCCTACCTCGTGGCGGGTCAGTTGCAGGCGCTCTATCGTGCCCCGGTCGCGCCACCACTGGGCCTCCCAAAACGGCCCGTCCGCCGGGCAGACCGACGGCGCGGCCAGGGTCAGCAAAACCAATGTGAAGGCTGCGTATATCTTTTTGCTCACGGCTTTAAACTCCATGGTGATCACTGGCCCAGGCGGACGGCCCATGGCCTTTTGCGCCTAAGACGCTGGCCCTCGGGCCTTTGTTTACAAAAAAAGCGCGGACGCCAAAAAAAACAAGCCCGCGACGCTTTTGTGGCGTCGCGGGCTTGGGCCGCTGAGGCCGCGCGGGTTTTGATTCAGGCCGTCTGGCCCTGCGCGATGAGCTTTTGGCGCAGGCGCGCGTATTGGCTCATGGCCGCCACCGCCCTGGCCGCCCGCTGGGGGCTGGATAAAACAGGCATGCCCCGGGCGATCAACCCGCGCAAGGGCTCCTGCTCCAGGCTGTTGAACGAATAGCCCACCACCGGCTTGCCGTGGACGTCGATCAGGGAGCGGGTCTGGTCCAGCAGGCCCGACACCAACTCCACGGCCTGGCGTTTGGCCTCGGAGACGGGCAGGCCCTGGGCGGCGATGGAGGGGTAGATCAGCTCCACGGGCAGGACGAAGTAGATCAGCAGGGCGTGGATGTTTTCATCGCGCAGCAATGCGTCGGGGATATCCCAATAGTAGTTGCGAAACTCGCGGGGGAAGGTGATGTCGACGGGGTTGCCCAGGCTGCCGGTGTGGGGCACCAGCGGCCGCAGCAGCTCGATGGTCGACGGGCCCAAGGGCGGCAGCTTGAGCCCGCTACGCTCGCAGGCGTCGGCCGCGGCCGCGCCCGGCCCGCCCGAGTCGGTCTGGATGACCGCGTTGGGCCCGGCCGGCAGGGGCAGGCTGCCCAGGGCCCAGCAGAAATCAAATAGCTCGGTGATGGTCTGGGCGCGAATCACGCCGGCCTGGCGCAGGATGCCGTCGTAGAGCTTGTCCGGGCCGGCCAGGGCCCCGGTGTGCGAAAGGGCCGCCCGCCGGCCAGTCTCCGAGCCGCCCACGTAAAAGGCCACGATGGGTTTTTTCAGCGCCACGCGGCGGGCGACCTCCACGAAGCGCCGGCCGCGGCGGATCGTCTCCACGTACATGCCGATGACCTTGGTGTGGGGGTCGTCGCCCAGATACTCCAGGCAGTCGACCAGGTCCACGTTGGCCTCGTTGCCCACGCTCAGGGCCGTGCTGAAGCCCAGGGACAGACGGCGCAGTTGGTCGTACATCTGGGTGACGAAACTGCCGCTCTGCGAGGCCAGGCCGATGAAGCCGGGGCCGCATTCGTAGGGCAGGGGGGTGGTGTTGATCTTGCAGTGGGGGTTGGCCACGCCCAGGCAGTTGGGCCCCAGAAAACGCATGCCGTATTGCTCGGCGATGCGCATCAGGCGCTCCTGCATGGCCGCGCCCTCGGGTCCGCTTTCCTGGAAGCCGCCCGAGACCACCACGGCGTTTTTGACCCCTCGCCGGCCGCATTGCTCCAACACGTCGCCGACGATCTTGGTGGGCAGCACCAAAATGGCCAGATCCGGCGCTTGAGGCGTCTGGTCGATGGCGGTGTAGGCCGTCAGCCCCAACACGGTGCTTTCCTTGGGGTGGATGGGATAGATCTGACCCTCGTAGCCCATGTTGAGCACCGAGTTGAGGATCATCGTGCCCATGTTGATGAAGTTGTTGGACGCGCCGAAAAAGGCGATGCCACGAGGATTGATCAGATAATAAAGCGGATTTTGCGTGATCGACGACGACACTGCTAACTCCTTGCCAGCACGACCAGCCCGTCGACGGCCTTGACCCGGCCCCGGGCGGTGATGATCAGGGGGTTTACGTCGACCTCGACCACGGCGTCGTGCTCCAGGCCCA
Protein-coding regions in this window:
- a CDS encoding acetate--CoA ligase family protein; its protein translation is MSSSITQNPLYYLINPRGIAFFGASNNFINMGTMILNSVLNMGYEGQIYPIHPKESTVLGLTAYTAIDQTPQAPDLAILVLPTKIVGDVLEQCGRRGVKNAVVVSGGFQESGPEGAAMQERLMRIAEQYGMRFLGPNCLGVANPHCKINTTPLPYECGPGFIGLASQSGSFVTQMYDQLRRLSLGFSTALSVGNEANVDLVDCLEYLGDDPHTKVIGMYVETIRRGRRFVEVARRVALKKPIVAFYVGGSETGRRAALSHTGALAGPDKLYDGILRQAGVIRAQTITELFDFCWALGSLPLPAGPNAVIQTDSGGPGAAAADACERSGLKLPPLGPSTIELLRPLVPHTGSLGNPVDITFPREFRNYYWDIPDALLRDENIHALLIYFVLPVELIYPSIAAQGLPVSEAKRQAVELVSGLLDQTRSLIDVHGKPVVGYSFNSLEQEPLRGLIARGMPVLSSPQRAARAVAAMSQYARLRQKLIAQGQTA
- a CDS encoding YMGG-like glycine zipper-containing protein, whose amino-acid sequence is MFKKTTRGAALTALAIFGLLAAGCAGPGGAPSYYGYQGGAVGAGVGAVAGALIDHDNPWRGGAIGAGLGALFGGAIGESNAQAAQYGAQPYYQQPSPGYYSPAPSYYSPPPSATFYYYQQSGGGPRRHDHHPRGGYHRPPEHHHRPGGYHRPPEHHHRPDGHHRPPRPYR